Genomic segment of Arvicola amphibius chromosome 7, mArvAmp1.2, whole genome shotgun sequence:
ATCTAGAAGTCCAACTATTCATTCTTTGAGTTCCCCATCAATGATATCCATTTTTAACCCTAAATTCATATGCACAATTTTgatcaaaaccacaaaaaatgtattaaaacagATTAACTCACATTCAcagacaaaatagaagaaaatattaaatgaatgtgAGAATCTGTATTTACAGAAAGTTAAGACTGTGAATAGagaatttttgacaaagattATACATTGTCATTGAGGCTACAAGCTGATATTTTTCCCAGTATTCGAAGATTATGTATTAGTTTGCCAAtcttaaataatacaatttctatcAACGTGGTTAAATTCTAGATATTTACTTACTGGTATTACTGTAagtcattttggtttttcatatGTTTATGTCACACCCTATTGGTGCTAAGCATCTCTGATGTCTTTTTTCTGTATATTACCTTAGTAAACTTTGATGCTATTTGCATCTTTTGTACAAAGATAAATAGCAATTAAGGCATGAattctagaaattatttttattttaagtaaacaaGGCAAATGACACTTATAATTTTTAACAATCATTTCCAAAATTTTATAGCATTTACACAACCAGCACACATAATGTCTCAATGTCTAATTTGTCACATAATTGTGACATAATGTCACAATTTGACTAATTAAAGTTTGACTAACAAGGAtaacaacaatagacatgctaaggTTGTCTGAGAAATGTCCAGAATGCCTGAACTATGCCAGACAACTAAAGACAACCATAGACTGCTAAGAGCAAAAGAAAGAGTCATCTGTATTTACCAGACAGGAGAACACCAGtaggttatccaataccaaatgatcagtcttgaaaacagaaacaagtaacatcatacagattgagcaggttgtatttaagaatatatatgtctgcgtgtgtgtgtgtgtgattgtaagGAGGTCACTTGGTTGTTCTGGCCATTTagaccggaaataatcacacagaaaccatattatttaaatcactgtttggcgcattagctctagcttcttattggctaaatcttacatctaaatttaatCCATTTCCAGCATTTTACATTtaaccacaaggctcatggcctaccagcaaggctGCAGCCTGTCTGTCTCCGGCGGCagctccatgtcttctctctgactccacccttctttctcccagaattcagtttagttttccctgcctacttctattattttgccctatcaggccatgCCAGTTTCCTTTACTAATTTACCAatcatatttatagcatacaaaggggaatcacACATAATATATGTCAAATATTAATGCTAAAGGAGATTGTGAACTTGAAAGAAATGTAGAAGGAGTATATGGAAGTctctagaggaaggaaagggattgaggatttgatatatttatattcaaaatagaaataaaataaatatttttttctggaaataaaaGATCAACCTTTCCTTTAGTGTTATTTTACACTGATCACTCAATTCCCTTGAAATAATGTTTTAGGTAAAGTTGGtttgaaatgtctttttttttagttttctttatttaaagttttttaattttaattccattttgtTCATACAAttaacttttataattattcttctCTCTCAACAACTCCCAGGTCCTTGCCACTCTCATACTTACCGCAATTTCATGCTCCCcctgaaaaatatcaaaaaaataaataaaccatggcGGCAGCTATAAAAAGCATTCTCTTCACTTCACTATGATGTACTATAATTGCTATGTCTCCATCTGCAAACTTTGTATCCTCTGCACTTTCCTGTGCTTTTTATAGCTGCCGCCATAAATGAGAAACACATTTGTGTGGCACAGTACAGAAGAGAAATGCTCTGTGATTGTTCCAAAGGCTACAGCCTAAGGAAAGAAGCTACAGAAGcctaaagaaaatgaatgatacATAAACGAtatccaaaaaaatgaaaatttgcaaAATCTTCatcctacaatttgtcctgcctacaagatgtattGAGATTGCTGCCTAGCCCAGTAGCCATCTGAGAGGCTTTAGCCAGCAAGTAttagaaactgatgcagagacctacagccaaatATTACACAGAATTCTGGGAATCCGGTGGAAGAGTGAGAGGTAAGATTTTAGGGCCAAgggcatcacaagaaaactcacagaatcaactaacccgGCCTCTTAGAATCTCACTGAGACTGAGTCAAAAAACGGAGTCTTCATGGGACTGACCAAGGACTTCTACATATTTGTAACAGTCTTGTAGCTTAGTCTCATGTGGAACTTCTAACAGTGGATGAAGGCGTGACATCTGACTCTGTTGCATGATTTTGAGGTTATTTTCTCTTACTGGCTTGATTTGCAGTATTAATAGGAAAGTAGGGGCCTAGTCTCAGTGAAACTTGATATGCCCTGGCTGATTGATAATTATGAGAAGAATGCCATTTTTTGAAGTCTaacaggaagggggaggagtaggtGGGTACTGAaaaaaggcaggaggaggaggtatTGGAGAAGACCATGTGCTGCGTACCGCgccccccgtgtctgtgctctgtgcgctagaacccagttcgcgagcttcgggcaagggactggaggttgagaatacatacgtagagacagacagacatgcagaccttcaaacactgataccaaaagccccaagaatgccccctttattgtgttcagggacagattatatagagatagccactccccagccaaacccaccagaaaccactctcctgtcatcaggaactcccgaaggtttcgtgctcagagcagctgtaggcactcagatcaggggattacaagaaattcaggatctggggtctcactgctcccaacaaggatgaagggaaactgtggtcaggatataacAACAATATTACCtactttttatctatctatcggTGTATCTTACCTATCaagtatctatcatctatgtatctataatATATCCACCTATGATTAAtcatttatgtatctatgtatttctatatatttaaccTATGTACTTATTACCTATAATTTATGGATTTATGTATCTGTCTATCACCAGCTATCTATTGacatacaaataataatcaaagaaaaaagtcaatcattttgagacagaaatGTAACATGGGAGGGACTGGAGGAAGAGACATGGGAGAGTTTAGAAGGAGGAAAGGTAAATGGGAAATgatgtacaaatattttaaataaaatatattaaatttaaaaggtaaatataTGTGATAGCGAACATGTGAAAAGGAATCTACACAGTTGAAATATTTCTGATAAGTGTGGGAGAAGCTGTTCATTCACTTGTACATAAGACTATGGCTCGATATTTTAAGTAAAACTCTTCTGAGAGCTGCAGTCACATCCTTGTTCCTAAGACTGTATATCAGGAAGTTGAACATGGGGGTCACAATTGTGTAAAACAGAGAGTATCTTATCAGTTACTGGAGAACGAATTGACTTTGGCCAAAAGTAGTTAATGATTACTGAAACAAAcatcaaaaccaccaccaccagatgGGAAGAACACGTGGAGGAGGCCTTTGTCCGTCCTGTGGCTGTTGGCAGCTTCAGAATGGTGGCAGTGATTTTACTATAAGATGCAAGTATCAACATAAAAGGGAAAGCAACAAACCCCATAACCACTAAATAGACAGAAAACTCATTCATTGAAGTGTCCCCACAGGCAAGCTTCAGAATAGCTGGAATATCACAGAAAAAGTGGTTTATTCTATTAGATTGACAGAAATGTAAAGAGAAAACTAGACAAGTTTGTCCTATCTGGACTTGGATGCCACCGAGCCAAGAGCCAATGGCCATCTGAGTACACTTTGTTGGGTTCATGACCAGAGGATACTGCAGAGggttgcagatggccacatagcggtcataggacaTCGCGGCAAGTAGGAAACACTCAGTAGCTGCCAGAACTGTGAAGAAAAACAATTGAAGAGCACAGGCAAGAAGACAAATTCTTCTATCTTGAGTCCAAAGATTGTACAGAATCCTAGGAAGAGTGACAGATACATAAGAGATTTCCAGAAATGAAAAATTGGCCAGGAAAAAATACATGGGCTTCTTTAGTGCAGGGTCAATTCGGACTATGGCAATTATGAAGCTATTTCCTATTAAGATAATTACATACATTAGGGAGAACATCCAAAACAGAAATACTTGCACTTTGGGAAGTTCAGAAAACCCTAGAAAGAGAAACTGTGTCACTATAGTAGCATTAtcttctggtttgttttctatGTATTCCATCTGTGGgaaaatcaa
This window contains:
- the LOC119819346 gene encoding olfactory receptor 10AG1-like — translated: MEYIENKPEDNATIVTQFLFLGFSELPKVQVFLFWMFSLMYVIILIGNSFIIAIVRIDPALKKPMYFFLANFSFLEISYVSVTLPRILYNLWTQDRRICLLACALQLFFFTVLAATECFLLAAMSYDRYVAICNPLQYPLVMNPTKCTQMAIGSWLGGIQVQIGQTCLVFSLHFCQSNRINHFFCDIPAILKLACGDTSMNEFSVYLVVMGFVAFPFMLILASYSKITATILKLPTATGRTKASSTCSSHLVVVVLMFVSVIINYFWPKSIRSPVTDKILSVLHNCDPHVQLPDIQS